From a region of the Zonotrichia albicollis isolate bZonAlb1 chromosome 5, bZonAlb1.hap1, whole genome shotgun sequence genome:
- the LOC141729129 gene encoding uncharacterized protein LOC141729129 yields MARSGRGAAPGPGAGAAAGAGGSAAGAAAGAAGRAAAGFTLSTRMWGARAEAAKFPAQPGLAAPSRPRRAGGSSGGSRRQGERARPGRAAGRPPPPILLPTGDTGSGGNASRSSPRRGPGTSISRGGRSARFAPGDAPAASPVPSRPSRRADPPPAAVGLSRRPHLRLAPFAVRGGAEAGEEAGGERARAPGQRAACSAAMLR; encoded by the exons ATGGCGAGGAGCGGCCGCGGCGCGGCTCCGGGGCCGGGCGCAGGTGCAGCGGCCGGAGCGGGAGGCAGCGCTGCGGGagcagcggcgggagcggcaggaagagcagcagccgGCTTCACGTTGTCCACTCGCATGTGGGGAGCGCGGGCAGAAGCGGCAAAGTTTCCTGCGCAGCCCGGACTCGCAGCTCCGTCACGGCCGCGCAGGGCCGGGGGCAGCTCCGGCGGGTCCCGGCGCCAGGGGGAGCGGGCGCGTCCCGGGCGCGCAGCCGGC CGGCCCCCTCCTCCTATTCTCCTCCCCACGGGCGACACCGGCAGTGGCGGCAACGCCTCACGCTCCTCGCCCCGCCGCGGCCCCGGCACTTCAATCTCCCGCGGCGGCCGCTCCGCCCGCTTCGCTCCCGGTGATGCGCCCGCTGCCAgccccgtcccgtcccgtccctccCGCCGCGCCGATCCCCCCCCGGCCGCCGTTGGTTTGTCCCGCCGGCCACACCTGCGGCTCGCACCATTCGCCGTGCGGGGGGGCGCCGAGGCGGGGGAAGAGGCGGGCGGGGAGCGCGCCCGGGCGCCGGGGCAGCGAGCGGCGTGTAGCGCCGCGATGCTGCGCTGA